One window of the bacterium genome contains the following:
- the argH gene encoding argininosuccinate lyase — RMWTKEAIENLRSEIRSLQTALIETAEKHKRTVLPGLTHQQHAQPVSLAHHLLAYFWMLERDWERLGDTYKRTDMMPLGSAAMAGSGFPLDRQMTVNELGFAAPAPNSMDAVSDRDFVVEFISACTLLMTHLSRLSQELINWSMPEFGFVTLDDAYTTGSSIMPQKKNPDVCELIRGRSARLLGNLTAIFALLKALPLAYNRDLQDDKPLLFESFDLTLPSVRLIKAMLETAAFHPSKMASATRGDYSTATDLADYLVRKGSTFREAHELVGRIVRDCLEKKKGLERLTLKELQSFSPLLDEGVLSLLKPITSMSSRTTEGGTAPSSVTTQIRQAKKALKICK; from the coding sequence CCCGCATGTGGACGAAAGAGGCGATTGAGAATTTGCGTTCTGAAATCCGTTCGCTGCAAACAGCTCTCATTGAGACAGCCGAAAAGCATAAGCGAACGGTGTTGCCGGGACTAACTCACCAACAACATGCCCAACCCGTCAGTCTGGCACATCACTTATTGGCCTATTTTTGGATGCTTGAACGCGATTGGGAAAGGCTTGGAGATACTTACAAAAGAACGGATATGATGCCCTTAGGCTCTGCAGCGATGGCCGGCAGCGGTTTCCCGCTTGATCGACAGATGACCGTCAATGAACTCGGATTTGCCGCACCAGCGCCTAATAGCATGGACGCTGTATCCGACCGAGATTTCGTCGTCGAGTTTATATCCGCTTGCACTCTTTTGATGACGCATCTTTCTCGCCTATCGCAAGAACTCATCAACTGGAGCATGCCCGAGTTCGGATTCGTCACTCTTGATGATGCCTACACCACCGGAAGCAGCATCATGCCGCAGAAGAAAAACCCGGATGTCTGCGAACTCATAAGGGGCCGATCAGCACGACTGCTAGGAAATCTAACCGCAATATTTGCCCTGTTAAAAGCCTTACCCTTAGCTTACAATCGCGACCTTCAGGACGATAAGCCGCTGCTTTTCGAAAGCTTCGATCTTACGCTCCCAAGCGTGCGGCTAATCAAAGCAATGCTCGAAACCGCGGCTTTTCATCCTAGCAAAATGGCATCTGCTACTCGGGGCGATTACTCAACAGCGACCGATTTAGCCGACTATCTCGTCCGCAAAGGCAGCACCTTCCGAGAAGCCCATGAGCTTGTTGGAAGAATCGTTCGGGATTGCCTAGAAAAGAAAAAAGGCTTAGAAAGACTGACCCTCAAAGAGCTTCAGTCTTTTAGTCCGCTCCTGGACGAAGGAGTTCTATCCCTCTTAAAACCGATAACCTCTATGTCCTCCAGAACGACTGAAGGCGGCACTGCCCCATCGTCCGTCACCACTCAAATCCGACAGGCTAAAAAGGCATTGAAAATTTGCAAATAG
- a CDS encoding stalk domain-containing protein — translation MKMRLGVIFLVLMGTIGTSVLLYASSAPKVNFYQEASKASLTIDYAGAAVSRIDLKIDGIRYAMQDLASTPKEGEVTFVLDTTKLAPGEHSVSARLYDGNGRLVASGSSKVEVKLNPTTPLAVRQPTFGTELYGTQEIQVYVADTSKRPYVSFFIDNKFRSLRNFPPYTFAWDTTAETNGWHEIVVMSFDEDETSIKGAPVRVFVNNANGRTERQTPEAMPVVKPVIRPAVKPEPSTTMSASAIEIKSSNKTRTQIAKVNTPTQVRLLAPRVSTSAPKSVGVITSIPRVIIPSLVAVKQKSTEPLRIGDTGQKFTAPVYKEYVAEAPSTQGTTSIPTVKMKPNTRSTTFGSGNTVLAFVPKTVMPKMVKAPINVIKSKPVKVSPKITISKPVKVAPKITVNKPVKLTPKITISKPDVCKLEFGTRIAGTRLTFTFNNRPLKFDVAPRVQNGLPIAPFRSVYMQIGGKLDWDKGQQLVTAMNADHVIVLRIGDTKAAFDSEYIQLESAPEVISGRTFVPASFLGKALDSDVFFNPKDGHILINSK, via the coding sequence ATGAAAATGCGTTTGGGTGTAATTTTCCTGGTATTGATGGGGACCATTGGTACCTCTGTTTTATTGTACGCTTCATCTGCTCCAAAGGTAAATTTTTATCAAGAAGCAAGCAAAGCTTCGTTGACTATTGACTATGCAGGTGCGGCGGTTTCTCGGATCGACCTCAAAATCGATGGCATTCGATATGCCATGCAGGACTTGGCCTCTACACCGAAAGAGGGTGAAGTAACGTTTGTGCTCGATACGACCAAGCTGGCTCCCGGCGAGCACTCTGTAAGCGCCCGACTTTATGATGGCAATGGACGCCTCGTTGCATCAGGTTCAAGTAAAGTTGAGGTTAAGCTCAATCCCACGACCCCTCTTGCAGTCAGGCAGCCCACTTTCGGCACCGAACTTTACGGCACACAGGAGATTCAGGTCTATGTGGCTGATACCTCCAAACGCCCATATGTTTCGTTTTTCATCGACAACAAGTTTCGCTCGTTGCGAAACTTTCCGCCTTACACTTTTGCTTGGGACACCACGGCTGAGACCAATGGCTGGCATGAGATCGTTGTCATGTCTTTTGATGAAGATGAAACCTCGATCAAAGGCGCTCCCGTTCGCGTGTTTGTCAATAATGCGAACGGCCGCACTGAACGCCAGACACCAGAAGCTATGCCGGTGGTCAAACCTGTAATAAGACCCGCAGTGAAGCCGGAACCATCAACAACGATGTCGGCATCGGCAATTGAAATAAAGTCTTCAAATAAAACTCGAACGCAGATTGCCAAAGTGAATACGCCCACCCAAGTACGACTGTTGGCGCCGAGGGTTTCGACATCCGCTCCCAAGAGTGTTGGAGTGATCACGAGCATTCCTCGAGTGATTATCCCATCGCTGGTTGCTGTCAAACAAAAGTCAACAGAACCTCTTCGAATCGGCGATACCGGTCAGAAGTTTACTGCTCCAGTATATAAAGAATATGTAGCTGAAGCGCCCTCAACCCAGGGAACAACTTCTATTCCGACTGTGAAGATGAAGCCGAATACGCGCTCAACTACTTTTGGGTCAGGCAACACTGTCTTAGCCTTTGTTCCAAAAACGGTTATGCCGAAGATGGTGAAGGCTCCGATTAATGTTATTAAAAGTAAGCCTGTAAAGGTGTCTCCAAAGATAACAATCAGCAAGCCGGTAAAGGTGGCGCCAAAGATAACCGTTAACAAACCTGTTAAGCTGACGCCTAAGATAACAATCAGCAAGCCGGATGTCTGCAAGCTGGAGTTTGGTACTCGAATAGCTGGCACACGCCTTACGTTTACTTTCAACAATCGACCGCTTAAATTCGATGTTGCTCCTCGTGTTCAGAACGGCCTTCCAATAGCTCCTTTCCGCAGTGTCTATATGCAGATCGGCGGAAAGCTCGATTGGGACAAAGGCCAACAATTGGTAACGGCGATGAACGCAGACCATGTCATCGTTCTTCGGATTGGTGACACAAAAGCTGCTTTTGACAGCGAATATATTCAGTTAGAGAGTGCGCCTGAGGTCATTTCCGGACGAACTTTCGTACCGGCCAGCTTCCTCGGCAAAGCGCTTGATTCAGATGTGTTCTTCAATCCAAAAGATGGTCACATCCTGATCAACTCAAAGTAA